In the genome of Leclercia sp. AS011, one region contains:
- the argB gene encoding acetylglutamate kinase — translation MMNPLIIKLGGVLLDSEEALERLFTALVNYRESHQRPLVIVHGGGCVVDELMKGLNLPVKKKNGLRVTPADQIDIITGALAGTANKTLLAWAKKHHIASVGLYLGDGDSVKVTQLDEELGHVGLAQPGSPKLINTLLEGGFLPVVSSIGVTEEGALMNVNADQAATALAATLGADLILLSDVSGILDGKGQRIAEMTAAKAEQLIEQGIITDGMIVKVNAALDAARTLGRPVDIASWRHAEQLPALFNGTPIGTRILA, via the coding sequence ATGATGAACCCATTAATTATCAAACTCGGTGGTGTGCTGCTGGACAGCGAAGAGGCGCTGGAGCGTCTGTTTACCGCGCTGGTTAACTATCGCGAATCACACCAACGTCCGCTGGTGATTGTTCACGGCGGCGGCTGTGTGGTCGATGAATTAATGAAAGGCCTGAACCTGCCGGTGAAAAAGAAGAACGGCCTGCGCGTGACGCCTGCCGATCAGATCGACATCATTACCGGCGCGCTGGCGGGCACCGCCAACAAAACCCTGCTGGCCTGGGCGAAGAAACACCATATCGCCTCCGTTGGCCTCTATCTGGGCGATGGCGATAGCGTAAAAGTGACCCAGCTCGACGAAGAACTTGGCCATGTTGGGCTAGCGCAGCCGGGTTCGCCAAAACTGATTAACACGCTGCTGGAAGGCGGTTTCCTGCCGGTAGTGAGCTCCATCGGCGTGACCGAAGAGGGCGCACTGATGAACGTCAACGCTGACCAGGCGGCGACCGCCCTTGCGGCCACGCTGGGCGCAGACCTGATCCTGCTCTCCGACGTGAGCGGCATTCTGGACGGCAAAGGCCAGCGCATCGCGGAAATGACCGCGGCGAAGGCCGAGCAGCTGATCGAGCAGGGCATTATTACCGACGGCATGATCGTCAAAGTGAATGCGGCGCTGGACGCCGCCCGCACGCTGGGTCGTCCGGTGGATATCGCCTCATGGCGTCACGCGGAGCAGCTCCCGGCGCTGTTTAACGGCACGCCGATTGGCACGCGTATTTTAGCGTAA
- the fabR gene encoding HTH-type transcriptional repressor FabR, whose amino-acid sequence MMGVRAQQKEKTRRSLVEAAFSQLSAERSFASLSLREVAREAGIAPTSFYRHFRDVDELGLTMVDESGLMLRQLMRQARQRIAKGGSVIRTSVSTFMEFIGNNPNAFRLLLRERSGTSAAFRAAVAREIQHFIAELADYLELENHMPRAFTEAQAEAMVTIVFSAGAEALDVSVEQRKQLEERLVLQLRMISKGAYYWYRREQEKLAHQSDE is encoded by the coding sequence GTGATGGGCGTAAGAGCACAACAAAAAGAGAAAACCCGGCGTTCGCTGGTAGAAGCCGCATTCAGTCAGCTGAGTGCCGAGCGAAGTTTTGCCAGTCTGAGTCTGCGCGAAGTCGCACGCGAAGCCGGGATTGCGCCTACCTCATTCTATCGTCACTTCCGTGACGTAGATGAACTGGGTCTGACCATGGTGGACGAGAGCGGGCTGATGCTCCGCCAGCTGATGCGCCAGGCGCGTCAGCGTATCGCCAAAGGGGGCAGCGTGATCCGCACCTCCGTTTCCACCTTTATGGAGTTTATCGGCAACAACCCTAACGCGTTTCGTTTACTGTTGCGGGAACGCTCCGGTACCTCGGCCGCGTTTCGTGCCGCCGTGGCGCGTGAGATTCAGCATTTTATTGCGGAACTTGCCGACTATCTTGAACTCGAAAACCATATGCCGCGCGCCTTCACTGAAGCGCAGGCCGAGGCGATGGTGACAATAGTCTTCAGTGCGGGCGCCGAAGCACTGGATGTGAGCGTTGAACAACGCAAGCAACTCGAAGAGCGACTGGTATTGCAACTGCGGATGATCTCTAAAGGGGCTTATTACTGGTATCGCCGTGAACAAGAAAAACTGGCGCATCAATCCGATGAGTGA
- the argC gene encoding N-acetyl-gamma-glutamyl-phosphate reductase — protein sequence MLNTLIVGASGYAGAELVSYVNRHPHMTITALTVSAQSNDAGKLISDLHPQLKGIVDLPLQPMSDISEFTDGVDVVFLATAHEVSHDLAPQFLAAGCVVFDLSGAFRVNDAAFYEKYYGFTHQHPDLLEKAVYGLAEWSADKLKEANLIAVPGCYPTAAQLSLKPLIDAGLLDLNQWPVINATSGVSGAGRKAAIGNSFCEVSLQPYGVFNHRHHPEITTHLGADVIFTPHLGSFPRGILETITCRLKPGVTKDQVSEAFTQAYADKPLVRLYDKGVPALKNVVGLPFCDIGFAVQGEHLIVVAAEDNLLKGAAAQAVQCANIRFGYAETQSLI from the coding sequence ATGTTGAATACGCTGATTGTAGGCGCTAGCGGTTATGCGGGCGCAGAGCTTGTAAGCTACGTGAATCGCCATCCTCATATGACCATAACCGCTTTGACTGTCTCAGCGCAAAGCAATGATGCAGGAAAGTTAATTTCCGATTTACATCCGCAACTTAAAGGGATTGTCGATCTGCCATTGCAGCCTATGTCGGATATCAGCGAGTTTACCGACGGCGTCGACGTGGTGTTTTTGGCCACCGCACACGAAGTCAGCCACGACCTGGCGCCACAGTTCCTGGCCGCCGGCTGCGTGGTGTTCGATCTCTCCGGTGCGTTCCGCGTGAACGACGCCGCGTTCTATGAAAAATACTATGGTTTCACCCATCAGCATCCGGATCTGCTTGAAAAAGCGGTGTACGGCCTGGCGGAGTGGAGCGCAGATAAACTGAAAGAAGCGAACCTGATTGCTGTCCCGGGCTGCTACCCGACGGCGGCGCAGCTCTCCCTGAAGCCGCTGATCGATGCGGGCCTGCTGGATCTGAACCAGTGGCCGGTGATCAACGCCACCAGCGGCGTGAGTGGCGCAGGGCGTAAAGCGGCGATCGGCAACAGCTTCTGCGAAGTGAGCCTGCAGCCGTATGGCGTGTTCAATCACCGCCATCACCCGGAAATTACCACCCACCTGGGCGCGGACGTTATTTTCACCCCGCATCTGGGCAGCTTCCCGCGCGGGATCCTCGAGACCATTACCTGCCGCCTGAAACCGGGCGTGACCAAAGACCAGGTGAGCGAAGCCTTTACTCAGGCCTATGCGGATAAACCGCTGGTGCGTCTGTACGACAAAGGGGTTCCGGCGCTGAAAAACGTGGTCGGTCTGCCGTTCTGCGATATCGGCTTTGCCGTGCAGGGCGAGCACCTGATTGTAGTTGCCGCAGAAGATAACTTATTGAAAGGGGCTGCCGCCCAGGCAGTTCAGTGCGCAAATATTCGTTTTGGCTATGCTGAAACGCAGTCTCTTATTTAA
- the btuB gene encoding TonB-dependent vitamin B12 receptor BtuB: protein MIKKVSLLTALSVTAFSGWAQDGADSLVVTANRVAQPANTVLAPSSVVTREDIERWQAKSVVEVMSRLPGVDIAQSGGMGANSSTFIRGTESRHVLVLIDGIPLNNAGISNSPDLSQIPVSLIQRVEYIRGPRSALYGSDAIGGVINIITGRDKPGAEITASVGSKGYQSYDGAFQQVLDKTKITLGGNYTYTRGFDIDAQDAPRQPDRDGFMSKSLFGSVEQQLTDNLSGFVRGLGYDNRTAYDGYEHYDDNFMVDGLPDTRQLYSQNWDTGLRYIQGIYQTQLVAGYGRSKDQNYDPSKGRYASSATTDDVKQYTAQWMNTVTVGHGNIGAGLDWQKQKTQAGTGYLDKGYDQRNTGVFLSAMQQFDSVTLEAAARNDDNSNFGNHSTWQTSAGWEFIDGYRIIGSYGTAYKAPTMSQIHSATYGNPDLKPEESKQWEGGFEGLTGPVTWRVSGYRNDIDNLISSDPRTFRYYNVDKARIKGIEATAQFDTGPVSHQISYDYVDPRNAKTNEVLVRRSKQQVKYQLDTQVWDLDWNLAYRYLGTRYDVAYDPNTFTSERVKMGGVSLWDLAVSYPVTSHLTVRGKIANLFDKDYETVYGYETAGREYTLSGSYTF, encoded by the coding sequence ATGATTAAAAAAGTATCGCTGTTGACGGCGCTTTCCGTCACGGCATTTTCGGGCTGGGCGCAGGATGGCGCAGACTCGTTGGTGGTGACGGCAAACCGTGTTGCACAACCTGCTAATACCGTTCTGGCTCCCAGCTCTGTTGTTACCCGGGAAGATATCGAACGCTGGCAGGCAAAAAGCGTCGTTGAGGTCATGTCACGCTTACCGGGTGTGGATATCGCCCAAAGTGGCGGCATGGGCGCCAACTCTTCTACCTTTATTCGTGGGACGGAATCCCGCCATGTGCTGGTGCTGATCGACGGCATTCCACTGAATAACGCCGGGATCAGTAACTCACCGGATCTCAGCCAAATTCCCGTTTCACTCATCCAGCGTGTCGAATACATTCGTGGACCGCGCTCGGCCCTGTATGGTTCGGATGCGATTGGCGGCGTGATTAACATCATTACAGGTCGCGACAAGCCAGGGGCGGAAATCACCGCCAGCGTCGGCTCGAAAGGCTATCAATCCTACGATGGCGCCTTCCAGCAGGTGCTGGATAAAACCAAAATCACCCTGGGGGGTAACTATACCTATACGCGTGGTTTTGATATCGATGCCCAGGATGCGCCACGCCAGCCCGATCGCGACGGCTTTATGAGTAAGTCGCTGTTTGGCTCGGTTGAGCAGCAGCTCACCGACAACCTGAGCGGTTTCGTGCGTGGCCTCGGCTATGACAACCGCACCGCGTATGACGGCTACGAGCATTATGACGACAATTTTATGGTCGATGGCCTGCCGGATACCCGTCAGCTCTATAGCCAGAACTGGGATACCGGCCTGCGCTATATCCAGGGGATCTACCAGACACAGCTGGTGGCGGGCTACGGTCGCAGTAAAGACCAGAACTACGATCCGAGCAAAGGCCGTTATGCTTCCTCGGCCACTACGGACGACGTCAAGCAGTACACTGCCCAGTGGATGAACACCGTTACGGTGGGTCATGGCAACATCGGGGCCGGTCTGGACTGGCAGAAGCAAAAAACCCAGGCGGGAACGGGGTACCTGGATAAAGGCTACGACCAGCGCAACACCGGCGTATTCCTCTCTGCCATGCAGCAGTTCGATAGCGTCACCCTGGAAGCTGCGGCGCGTAATGACGATAACTCTAACTTTGGTAACCATAGCACCTGGCAGACCAGCGCCGGATGGGAGTTTATCGACGGTTACCGGATCATCGGTTCCTACGGCACGGCCTATAAAGCGCCGACCATGAGCCAGATCCACAGCGCGACCTATGGCAACCCGGATCTGAAGCCGGAAGAGAGCAAGCAGTGGGAAGGTGGCTTCGAGGGGCTGACCGGTCCGGTGACCTGGCGCGTATCCGGTTATCGCAACGATATCGACAACCTGATCAGCAGCGACCCACGCACGTTCCGCTACTACAACGTGGATAAAGCGCGGATTAAAGGTATCGAAGCCACAGCGCAGTTCGATACTGGCCCGGTAAGCCACCAGATTTCTTACGACTACGTTGATCCGCGCAATGCCAAAACCAACGAAGTTCTGGTCCGCCGTTCGAAGCAGCAGGTGAAGTACCAGCTGGATACGCAGGTGTGGGATCTCGACTGGAATCTGGCCTACCGCTACCTGGGCACCCGTTATGATGTGGCGTACGATCCGAATACGTTCACCTCAGAGCGAGTGAAAATGGGTGGGGTAAGCCTGTGGGATCTCGCCGTTTCATATCCTGTCACCTCTCACCTTACAGTTCGTGGTAAAATCGCCAACCTGTTCGATAAAGACTACGAGACAGTTTATGGCTACGAAACTGCAGGACGGGAATACACCTTGTCTGGCAGCTACACCTTCTGA
- the oxyR gene encoding DNA-binding transcriptional regulator OxyR, with translation MNIRDLEYLVALAEHRHFRRAADSCHVSQPTLSGQIRKLEDELGVMLLERTSRKVLFTQAGLLLVDQARTVLREVKVLKEMASQQGETMSGPLHIGLIPTVGPYLLPQIIPMLHQTFPKLEMYLHEAQTHQLLAQLDSGKLDCAILALVKESEAFIEVPLFDEPMMLAIYEDHPWANRDRVPMADLAGEKLLMLEDGHCLRDQAMGFCFEAGADEDTHFRATSLETLRNMVAAGSGITLLPALSVPPERRRDGVVYLPCIKPEPRRTIGLVYRPGSPLRSRYEQLAEAIRSSMDGRFDSALKQAV, from the coding sequence ATGAATATTCGTGATCTTGAATACCTGGTCGCATTAGCTGAACATCGCCATTTTCGCCGCGCGGCAGATTCCTGCCACGTCAGTCAGCCAACGCTGAGCGGTCAGATCCGCAAGCTGGAAGACGAGCTGGGCGTGATGTTGCTGGAGCGCACCAGTCGTAAAGTGCTGTTCACTCAGGCAGGTCTCCTGCTGGTGGATCAGGCGCGCACCGTGCTGCGCGAGGTCAAAGTACTCAAGGAAATGGCAAGCCAGCAGGGGGAGACCATGTCCGGTCCGCTGCATATCGGCCTGATCCCAACCGTTGGCCCGTATCTGCTGCCGCAGATCATCCCGATGCTGCATCAGACCTTCCCGAAACTCGAAATGTACCTGCATGAAGCGCAGACCCATCAGCTGCTGGCGCAGTTAGATAGCGGCAAGCTCGACTGTGCCATTCTGGCGCTGGTCAAAGAGAGTGAAGCCTTTATCGAAGTGCCGCTGTTTGACGAGCCGATGATGCTGGCGATCTATGAGGATCACCCGTGGGCGAACCGCGATCGCGTGCCGATGGCCGATCTGGCCGGTGAAAAACTGCTGATGCTGGAAGATGGTCACTGCCTGCGCGATCAGGCGATGGGCTTCTGCTTTGAAGCGGGTGCCGATGAAGATACCCACTTCCGCGCCACAAGCCTCGAAACGCTGCGCAATATGGTGGCGGCAGGAAGTGGTATTACGCTGCTGCCTGCGCTTTCAGTTCCGCCGGAGCGTCGTCGTGACGGGGTGGTCTATCTGCCATGTATCAAGCCGGAGCCGCGCCGTACCATTGGTCTGGTCTATCGTCCAGGGTCACCGCTGCGCAGCCGCTATGAGCAGCTGGCAGAGGCCATCCGCAGTTCGATGGATGGCCGTTTCGACAGTGCGTTAAAACAGGCGGTTTAA
- the argH gene encoding argininosuccinate lyase, with protein MALWGGRFTQAADQRFKQFNDSLRFDYRLAEQDIVGSVAWSKALVTVGVLTAEEQLQLEEALNNLLEEVRLDPQQILASDAEDIHSWVEGKLIDKVGQLGKKLHTGRSRNDQVATDLKLWCKDTVVELLAANRQLQSALVETAQNNQDAVMPGYTHLQRAQPVTFAHWSLAYVEMLARDESRLQDTLKRLDVSPLGSGALAGTAYEIDREQLAGWLGFASATRNSLDSVSDRDHVLELLSNASIGMVHLSRFAEDLIFFNSGEAGFVELSDRVTSGSSLMPQKKNPDALELIRGKCGRVQGALTGMMMTLKGLPLAYNKDMQEDKEGLFDALDTWLDCLHMAALVLDGIQVKRPRCQEAAQQGYANSTELADYLVAKGVPFREAHHIVGEAVVEAIRQGKPLEDLPLTDLQKFSSVISDDVYPILALQSCLDKRAAKGGVSPKQVAQAIADAKNRLV; from the coding sequence ATGGCACTTTGGGGTGGGCGTTTTACACAGGCAGCGGATCAGCGGTTCAAGCAGTTCAACGACTCTTTGCGCTTCGACTACCGCCTGGCCGAACAGGATATCGTCGGCTCTGTGGCCTGGTCCAAAGCGCTGGTAACGGTAGGCGTGCTGACCGCAGAAGAACAGCTGCAGCTGGAAGAGGCGCTGAACAACCTGCTGGAAGAGGTGCGTCTGGATCCGCAGCAAATTCTCGCAAGTGACGCCGAAGATATTCACAGCTGGGTGGAAGGCAAACTGATCGACAAAGTCGGTCAGCTGGGTAAAAAGCTGCACACCGGCCGGAGCCGTAACGACCAGGTCGCCACCGATCTGAAACTGTGGTGCAAAGATACCGTGGTGGAACTGCTGGCGGCGAACCGTCAGCTGCAGAGCGCGCTGGTGGAAACCGCGCAGAACAATCAGGATGCGGTGATGCCAGGTTATACCCACCTGCAGCGCGCCCAGCCTGTCACCTTTGCGCACTGGTCGCTGGCCTACGTTGAAATGCTGGCACGTGATGAGAGCCGTCTGCAGGATACCCTGAAGCGTCTGGACGTCAGCCCGCTGGGCAGCGGTGCGCTGGCCGGTACCGCGTATGAAATCGACCGTGAACAGCTGGCCGGCTGGCTGGGCTTCGCCTCTGCGACCCGTAACAGCCTGGACAGCGTCTCTGACCGCGACCACGTGCTGGAGCTGCTCTCCAATGCTTCTATCGGCATGGTGCACCTGTCACGCTTTGCCGAAGACCTGATCTTCTTCAACTCTGGCGAAGCGGGCTTCGTCGAGCTGTCCGATCGCGTGACCTCCGGCTCCTCCCTGATGCCGCAGAAGAAAAACCCGGACGCGCTGGAGCTGATCCGCGGTAAGTGTGGCCGCGTGCAGGGCGCGCTGACCGGCATGATGATGACCCTCAAAGGGCTGCCGCTGGCCTACAACAAAGATATGCAGGAAGACAAAGAAGGGCTGTTCGACGCGCTCGACACCTGGCTGGACTGTCTGCATATGGCGGCGCTGGTACTGGACGGTATTCAGGTGAAACGCCCGCGCTGTCAGGAAGCAGCCCAGCAGGGCTATGCGAACTCTACCGAACTGGCGGACTATCTGGTTGCCAAAGGCGTACCGTTCCGTGAAGCGCACCATATTGTCGGCGAAGCGGTGGTGGAAGCCATTCGTCAGGGCAAACCGCTGGAAGACCTGCCGCTGACCGACCTGCAGAAATTCAGCAGCGTGATTAGCGATGATGTCTATCCGATCCTGGCCCTGCAATCCTGCCTCGATAAGCGTGCGGCGAAAGGCGGCGTGTCACCGAAGCAGGTGGCGCAGGCGATTGCGGATGCGAAAAACCGCCTGGTATGA
- the sthA gene encoding Si-specific NAD(P)(+) transhydrogenase codes for MSHSYDYDAIVIGSGPGGEGAAMGLVKQGARVAVIERYHNVGGGCTHWGTIPSKALRHAVSRIIEFNQNPLYSDHSRLLRSSFADILNHADTVINQQTRMRQGFYERNHCEILQGSAHFVDEHTLALECHDGSVETITAEKFVIACGSRPYRPADVDFSHPRVYDSDSILSLHHEPRHVLIYGAGVIGCEYASIFRGMNVKVDLINTRDRLLAFLDQEMSDSLSYHFWNSGVVIRHNEEYEKIEPCDDGVIMHLKSGKKLKADCLLYANGRTGNTDSLALENIGLTTDSRGQLKVNSMYQTALPHIYAVGDVIGYPSLASAAYDQGRIAAQALVKGEATAHLIEDIPTGIYTIPEISSVGKTEQQLTAMKVPYEVGRAQFKHLARAQIVGMSVGTLKILFHRETKEILGIHCFGERAAEIIHIGQAIMEQKGGGNTIEYFVNTTFNYPTMAEAYRVAALNGLNRLF; via the coding sequence ATGTCACATTCCTACGATTACGACGCAATAGTTATTGGTTCCGGCCCCGGCGGCGAAGGCGCTGCTATGGGACTGGTGAAACAGGGAGCCAGAGTCGCGGTTATTGAGCGCTACCATAACGTTGGCGGCGGCTGTACCCACTGGGGCACTATCCCTTCCAAAGCCCTCCGCCACGCCGTCAGCCGCATTATTGAATTCAACCAGAACCCTCTTTACAGCGATCACTCCCGCCTTCTCCGCTCTTCTTTTGCCGATATCCTGAATCATGCGGATACCGTAATTAATCAGCAGACGCGGATGCGCCAGGGTTTTTATGAGCGTAACCACTGTGAAATTCTGCAGGGCAGCGCACATTTCGTTGATGAGCATACGCTGGCGCTGGAGTGTCACGACGGATCCGTCGAGACCATTACCGCTGAAAAATTTGTCATTGCCTGCGGCTCGCGCCCGTACCGTCCGGCCGATGTGGATTTCTCCCACCCGCGCGTTTACGACAGCGACTCCATTCTGAGCCTGCACCACGAGCCGCGCCACGTGCTGATCTACGGCGCCGGGGTGATCGGCTGTGAATATGCCTCCATCTTCCGCGGCATGAACGTCAAAGTTGACCTGATCAACACCCGCGACCGACTGCTGGCGTTCCTCGATCAGGAGATGTCCGACTCGCTCTCCTATCATTTCTGGAACAGCGGCGTGGTGATTCGTCACAACGAAGAGTACGAGAAGATCGAACCCTGCGATGACGGCGTGATCATGCACCTCAAGTCCGGCAAAAAGCTGAAAGCTGACTGTCTGCTGTATGCCAACGGCCGTACCGGTAATACCGATTCGCTGGCGCTGGAAAACATCGGCCTGACCACCGACAGCCGTGGGCAGCTCAAGGTCAACAGCATGTACCAGACCGCCCTGCCGCATATCTATGCCGTGGGTGATGTGATTGGTTATCCAAGCCTGGCGTCAGCGGCGTATGACCAGGGGCGCATTGCGGCTCAGGCGCTGGTGAAAGGTGAAGCGACGGCGCATCTGATTGAAGATATCCCGACCGGCATTTACACCATTCCGGAAATTAGCTCCGTTGGCAAAACCGAACAGCAGCTGACAGCCATGAAGGTGCCTTACGAGGTGGGTCGTGCCCAGTTTAAACATCTGGCGCGGGCGCAAATCGTCGGAATGAGCGTGGGAACGCTGAAGATCCTCTTCCATCGCGAGACGAAAGAGATCCTCGGCATTCACTGCTTCGGTGAACGCGCGGCGGAAATCATTCACATCGGCCAGGCGATCATGGAGCAAAAAGGTGGCGGCAACACCATCGAATACTTTGTGAATACCACCTTTAACTACCCGACCATGGCAGAAGCCTATCGGGTAGCGGCGCTGAACGGCTTAAACCGCCTGTTTTAA
- a CDS encoding YijD family membrane protein — protein MKQTGQDKGTLLLALIAGLSINGTFAAIFSSIVPFSVFPMISLVLTVYCLHQRYQNRTMPVGLPALSAAFFVLGVLLYSTVVRAEYPDIGSNFLPAVLSVALVFWIGFKMRNRKQQLPE, from the coding sequence ATGAAACAGACAGGACAGGATAAAGGAACATTATTGCTGGCATTGATCGCTGGCTTATCCATTAACGGGACCTTTGCAGCGATTTTTAGCTCGATTGTGCCGTTTTCGGTTTTCCCGATGATCTCCCTGGTGCTGACGGTGTACTGTCTGCATCAGCGTTATCAGAATCGCACCATGCCGGTGGGGTTACCGGCATTGTCGGCGGCGTTCTTTGTGCTGGGTGTCCTGCTGTATAGCACCGTGGTGCGTGCAGAGTACCCGGACATTGGCTCTAACTTCCTGCCTGCGGTGCTGTCGGTAGCGCTGGTCTTCTGGATCGGCTTTAAAATGCGTAACCGTAAGCAACAGCTGCCAGAATAA
- the trmA gene encoding tRNA (uridine(54)-C5)-methyltransferase TrmA, translated as MTPEHLPTEQYDAQLAEKVVRLQSMMTPFAAPAPEVFRSPVSHYRMRAEFRIWHDGDDLYHIIFDQQTKSRIRVDSFPAASELINQLMTLMMDGVRDNPLLRHKLFQIDYLTTQSNQAIVSLLYHKALNDEWRQAAEALRDALRAQNINVHLIGRATKTKIALDQDFIDERLPVAGKEMIYRQVENSFTQPNAAMNVQMLEWALHATEGSSGDLLELYCGNGNFSLALARNFERVLATEIAKPSVAAAQYNIAANHIDNVQIIRMSAEEFTQAMNGVREFNRLQGIDLKSYQCETIFVDPPRSGLDSETEKMVQAYPRILYISCNPETLCKNLETLSQTHKVERLALFDQFPYTHHMECGVLLTAR; from the coding sequence ATGACCCCCGAACACCTCCCGACAGAACAGTACGACGCGCAACTGGCAGAGAAAGTCGTTCGTCTGCAAAGTATGATGACGCCTTTTGCTGCGCCTGCGCCTGAGGTGTTCCGCTCCCCGGTCAGTCACTACCGTATGCGTGCCGAATTCCGCATCTGGCACGACGGCGACGACCTGTATCACATCATTTTCGATCAGCAGACCAAAAGCCGGATCCGCGTGGACAGTTTCCCGGCGGCCAGCGAGCTGATTAACCAGTTAATGACCCTGATGATGGATGGCGTGCGCGACAACCCGCTGCTGCGCCATAAGCTGTTCCAGATTGACTACCTGACCACCCAAAGCAATCAGGCCATCGTCTCCCTGCTGTACCATAAAGCGTTGAATGACGAGTGGCGCCAGGCCGCAGAAGCCCTGCGTGATGCGCTGCGCGCGCAAAACATCAACGTGCATCTGATTGGCCGCGCGACAAAAACCAAAATCGCGCTGGATCAGGATTTCATCGACGAGCGCCTGCCGGTGGCGGGCAAAGAGATGATCTATCGCCAGGTAGAGAACAGCTTTACCCAGCCGAATGCGGCCATGAACGTGCAGATGCTGGAGTGGGCGCTGCATGCCACCGAAGGTTCAAGCGGCGATCTGCTGGAATTGTACTGCGGTAACGGCAACTTCTCGCTGGCGCTGGCGCGTAACTTTGAGCGCGTACTGGCTACCGAAATTGCCAAGCCGTCGGTCGCCGCGGCGCAATACAACATTGCGGCGAACCACATTGATAATGTGCAGATCATTCGCATGTCGGCGGAAGAGTTTACGCAGGCGATGAACGGCGTGCGGGAGTTTAACCGTCTGCAGGGGATTGATCTGAAGAGCTACCAGTGTGAGACGATTTTCGTCGATCCACCGCGCAGCGGGCTGGACAGCGAAACCGAGAAGATGGTGCAGGCGTACCCGCGTATTCTGTATATCTCCTGTAACCCGGAAACCTTATGCAAGAATCTGGAAACATTAAGCCAGACGCACAAGGTTGAACGTCTGGCCTTATTCGATCAGTTCCCGTATACGCACCATATGGAGTGTGGCGTATTACTGACGGCCCGGTAA
- the murI gene encoding glutamate racemase produces MATKLQDGNTPCLAATPSDARPTVLVFDSGVGGLSVYDEIRHLLPDLHYIYAFDNVAFPYGEKSEEFIVERVVEIVTAVQQHYPLALAVIACNTASTVSLPALREKFPFPVVGVVPAIKPAARLTANGVVGLLATRGTVKRPYTRELIERFANECQIAMLGSAELVEMAEAKLHGQPVSLEELRRILRPWLRMAEPPDTVVLGCTHFPLLQEELLAVLPEGTRLVDSGAAIARRTAWLLEHEAPDAKSVDANIAYCMALTAETEQLLPVLQRYGFETLEKLAL; encoded by the coding sequence ATGGCTACGAAACTGCAGGACGGGAATACACCTTGTCTGGCAGCTACACCTTCTGACGCACGTCCCACCGTCCTGGTGTTTGACTCCGGTGTCGGTGGGCTATCAGTCTATGATGAGATTCGGCATCTCCTGCCGGATCTTCATTACATCTATGCATTCGACAACGTGGCTTTTCCGTATGGGGAAAAGAGCGAAGAGTTTATTGTTGAACGCGTCGTTGAGATCGTTACCGCCGTACAACAGCATTACCCCCTCGCACTGGCGGTGATTGCCTGTAATACGGCGAGTACGGTTTCCCTTCCCGCCTTACGCGAAAAGTTCCCGTTCCCGGTTGTGGGCGTGGTGCCGGCGATCAAACCTGCGGCACGCCTGACGGCGAATGGCGTAGTGGGACTGCTGGCAACGCGCGGTACGGTTAAGCGTCCTTATACCCGCGAACTGATCGAGCGCTTTGCTAATGAATGTCAGATTGCGATGTTAGGTTCTGCCGAACTGGTGGAGATGGCCGAAGCGAAACTGCATGGTCAACCGGTATCGCTGGAAGAGCTGCGTCGTATTCTGCGTCCCTGGCTGCGTATGGCGGAGCCGCCAGACACGGTTGTGCTGGGCTGCACGCATTTCCCTTTATTGCAGGAAGAGCTGCTTGCCGTACTGCCGGAAGGGACCCGTCTGGTGGATTCGGGGGCGGCCATTGCCCGACGCACCGCATGGCTGCTTGAACATGAAGCGCCAGATGCAAAATCTGTCGACGCGAATATCGCGTATTGCATGGCATTGACCGCTGAGACTGAGCAACTTTTGCCCGTTTTGCAGCGTTACGGCTTTGAAACGCTCGAAAAACTAGCGCTGTAG